One window from the genome of Gambusia affinis linkage group LG14, SWU_Gaff_1.0, whole genome shotgun sequence encodes:
- the zcchc17 gene encoding nucleolar protein of 40 kDa — translation MSDRGGHGREPAGLDGLPPLHSIAKGEVVSVQSYGAFVRLPGYKKEGLVHVSEMSASRVESASEIVDVGEHVWIKVIGREIQGDKVKLSFSMKAVNQGTGQDLDPNNVMADQDARRRKQFRDHTSNRITLEAVLNTTCSKCGCKGHFTKDCFSAPGLQYALVPEEDDEEAEQQQAATIRPPQDLDKKKKKKEKKMKKKKKRDRKESDSDSSSECKTKRRRHSNSLDRQEKKKKKHKKQKSHKHS, via the exons ATGTCTGATCGAGGTGGACATGGTCGTGAGCCGGCCGGATTGGATGGTCTACCGCCGCTGCACAGTATTGCCAAAGGAGAGGTGGTCTCTGTGCAAAGCTATGGAGCCTTTGTCCGACTGCCAGGTTACAAGAAGGAAG GTTTGGTTCACGTCAGTGAGATGTCTGCCTCCAGAGTTGAAAGTGCCTCTGAGATTGTGGATGTTGGCGAACATGTGTGGATCAAAGTCATTGGGCGCGAG ATTCAAGGTGACAAGGTGAAGCTGTCCTTCTCCATGAAGGCTGTAAATCAGGGAACAGGACAAGACTTGGACCCCAACAATGTTATGGCAGA tCAGGATGCGAGGCGCAGGAAGCAGTTCAGAGATCACACGAGTAACAGGATCACTCTGGAGGCTGTACTCAACACGACGTGTTCAAAGTGTGGCTGCAAAG GTCACTTTACAAAGGACTGTTTCTCAGCTCCGGGCTTGCAGTACGCTCTTGTGCCTGAAGAGGACGATGAagaggcagagcagcagcaggcagcCACAATCAGGCCACCGCAGGACttggacaaaaagaagaaaaagaag gaaaagaaaatgaagaagaagaagaagagggacAGAAAGGAGTCAGACAGCGACAGCAGCAGTGAGTGTAAAACGAAGAGGAGGCGTCATAGCAACAGTCTCGACAggcaggagaagaaaaagaagaagcacaAGAAGCAGAAATCACACAAGCACAGCTGA